One stretch of Sinomonas terrae DNA includes these proteins:
- a CDS encoding aminotransferase class V-fold PLP-dependent enzyme, which yields MALVSIPAPLRPTPASSAHSPELDDSEAERIRQDFPALDQEVNGRPLVYLDSGATSQKPRSVLEAEQDFYETRNAAVHRGAHELAVRATDAYEEARATVAAFVGVDPAELVWTSNATEALNLVAYAFSNATVWAEQGRGSAELSRFALGPGDEIVVTELEHHANLIPWQELAFRTGATLRFIPIDDEGRLDLAEASRIVGPNTRLVAFSHASNVLGTVSPVEELVGLARRVGAFTVLDACQSVPHQPIDFKALGVDFAAFSGHKMLAPTGIGALYGRRELLDALPPFLVGGSMITTVTMERAEYLPAPQRFEAGTQRISQAVAFAAAVDYLRETGMERIAAREARLGELLAEGIAALDGVRLLGPAPGEEWYGHPRFGIAAFDVAGVHAHDVGQYLDSHGVAVRVGHHCAQPLHRRLGLTASTRASAYLYTTEADVEAFLAALAEVRGFFGLTSKAGS from the coding sequence GTGGCCCTCGTCAGCATCCCGGCCCCACTCCGGCCGACCCCCGCCAGCAGCGCACATTCCCCTGAGCTCGACGACTCCGAGGCGGAACGCATCCGTCAGGACTTCCCGGCCCTCGACCAGGAAGTCAACGGGCGGCCGCTCGTGTATCTCGACTCGGGCGCGACCTCGCAGAAGCCGCGCAGTGTCCTCGAGGCCGAGCAGGACTTCTACGAGACACGGAACGCGGCTGTCCATCGGGGCGCTCACGAGCTGGCAGTGCGGGCCACGGATGCCTACGAGGAGGCCCGCGCCACCGTCGCGGCCTTCGTCGGCGTCGACCCTGCCGAGCTCGTGTGGACTTCCAATGCGACGGAGGCACTCAACCTCGTGGCCTACGCGTTCTCGAACGCGACCGTCTGGGCTGAGCAGGGCCGCGGCAGCGCCGAGCTGAGCCGCTTCGCGCTGGGCCCGGGCGACGAGATCGTCGTCACGGAACTCGAGCACCACGCCAACCTGATCCCGTGGCAGGAGCTTGCCTTCCGTACGGGGGCGACGCTTCGCTTCATTCCGATCGACGACGAGGGCCGGCTCGATCTGGCCGAGGCCTCGCGGATTGTCGGCCCCAACACCCGCCTTGTCGCCTTCTCGCACGCCTCCAACGTGCTCGGGACCGTGAGCCCCGTCGAGGAGCTCGTCGGCCTCGCCCGCCGGGTCGGGGCCTTCACCGTGCTCGATGCATGCCAGTCCGTGCCGCATCAGCCAATCGACTTCAAGGCCCTTGGCGTCGACTTCGCTGCGTTCTCCGGGCACAAGATGCTCGCCCCCACCGGGATCGGCGCGCTCTACGGGCGCCGTGAACTGCTCGACGCGCTCCCGCCGTTCCTCGTCGGCGGCTCGATGATCACCACCGTGACGATGGAGCGCGCCGAGTACCTGCCCGCCCCGCAGCGGTTCGAAGCCGGAACCCAGCGCATCTCGCAGGCCGTAGCCTTCGCCGCCGCGGTCGACTACCTCCGCGAGACCGGGATGGAACGCATCGCGGCGCGGGAAGCGCGGCTGGGCGAGCTGCTCGCCGAGGGCATCGCCGCACTCGACGGCGTGCGGCTTCTCGGACCTGCACCCGGCGAGGAGTGGTACGGACACCCGCGGTTCGGCATCGCCGCTTTCGACGTCGCCGGGGTGCACGCGCACGACGTCGGCCAGTACCTTGACAGCCACGGCGTCGCCGTCCGCGTCGGCCACCACTGCGCGCAGCCGCTGCACCGCCGCCTCGGCCTCACCGCCTCGACCCGCGCGAGCGCCTACCTGTACACCACGGAGGCGGATGTCGAGGCGTTCCTCGCGGCCCTCGCCGAGGTCCGGGGGTTCTTCGGCCTCACGTCGAAGGCGGGTTCATGA
- a CDS encoding LuxR family transcriptional regulator — translation MSGLAFVGRAREVAQCAAMFRDNVPALLILGETGVGKSALVAAVKAELGDYAETFEIHGSPSLQRVPYGVLAPFLGGLPTEKAGSRIAVLRTFWRRIEELRTRSQGRLVLIIDDAHSIDTLTAEVVAELVGAGWAQALVTSPDGALLPPPLMQLWIDGGAERLDLEPFTAAEAATFLETALGSRVLPSTARRLWRDSQGNPMLLRCLMDEAQRAGALVERRGTWLLASEPERRSDGLVGLVRDQLQRLSAEEREALMLTAIAQPAPLGLIKDNFGGEVVRSLAMKRLVLPPEGPDGSLRLRHVVYGEAIFQLIPLIRSLKLQQLAAGHRAEQISTADGLLCAVSWALGCGLALEETTFLRAARLAARLGENSLALRAADAVTSPGLAAQARFVRGLVAYTANHYGEAVALLEPSDDLGPEGVLASGLLWLYSRDALGHAHDDVARDLERLAQAAGQGPWDLLRLVFASVRGDYMSLEIGLAAWRTAWRAGGATERSAAERGVAAALEAEVLACRGLLLEAMATASQALELLSSDETMGSLSEFAAVRFVYAAVSAGHWDALESVPTWFATPPLHEDSFQLGATLQCARGLSLLRQGRFGPALELLEPTLEELRICDSQHVFRLCAAGAAYAAARQGDWDQAGDFLEDAQAPHRVAASMIRPIAELFEVAAVCAIRPDSDSLTALETAVDAASQGARRDVCLQGLFLWFDAGRRDRLDELLSVAWPMEGQWAEAGVLLGAAFDEGSADSLRAAGDALRSAGFPRLARECYADALAQLENTPSRAEARAVWEGQRACDAELGETAAVAQPAAPVGELTRRERQIVALAISGLSDREIADRLTVSVRTVEGHLYRAYSKLGVSSREQLSSAVGLAPENEYTAPQSK, via the coding sequence GTGAGCGGCCTAGCGTTCGTTGGACGGGCGCGGGAGGTCGCGCAGTGCGCAGCGATGTTCCGTGACAACGTGCCCGCTCTCCTGATCCTCGGTGAGACAGGCGTGGGGAAATCCGCGCTTGTCGCGGCCGTGAAGGCCGAGCTCGGGGACTACGCCGAAACGTTCGAGATCCACGGGAGCCCATCGCTCCAACGCGTGCCGTACGGGGTCCTTGCGCCCTTCCTCGGAGGCCTGCCCACGGAGAAGGCGGGGTCCCGGATCGCCGTACTGCGCACGTTCTGGCGGCGCATCGAGGAGCTGCGGACCCGGAGCCAAGGGCGCCTCGTCCTCATCATCGACGACGCCCACTCGATCGACACGCTCACGGCCGAGGTCGTCGCCGAACTCGTCGGTGCAGGCTGGGCGCAGGCGCTCGTCACGTCGCCGGACGGCGCCCTGCTTCCGCCGCCCCTCATGCAGCTGTGGATCGACGGCGGCGCCGAGCGGCTCGACCTCGAACCTTTCACCGCAGCGGAGGCGGCGACCTTCCTCGAGACCGCGCTCGGCAGCAGGGTGCTCCCGTCCACGGCGCGCAGGCTATGGCGCGACTCGCAGGGGAACCCCATGCTCCTGCGCTGCCTCATGGACGAGGCGCAGCGGGCGGGTGCGCTCGTCGAGCGACGCGGGACGTGGCTGCTCGCTTCCGAGCCTGAACGGCGCAGCGACGGCCTCGTCGGCCTCGTCCGGGATCAGCTCCAGCGGCTCTCGGCAGAAGAACGCGAGGCGCTCATGCTCACCGCGATCGCGCAGCCCGCGCCGCTGGGGCTCATCAAGGACAACTTCGGCGGGGAAGTGGTCCGCAGCCTCGCGATGAAGCGGCTGGTTCTGCCGCCCGAAGGCCCGGATGGCTCGCTCCGGCTGCGGCACGTCGTCTACGGCGAAGCCATCTTCCAGCTCATCCCGCTCATTCGCTCGCTCAAGCTCCAGCAGCTGGCCGCAGGCCACAGGGCAGAGCAGATTTCGACAGCCGACGGTCTCCTGTGCGCCGTGTCCTGGGCGCTCGGCTGCGGCCTGGCCCTTGAGGAGACGACCTTCCTGCGCGCCGCTCGGCTCGCCGCACGGTTGGGAGAGAACTCGCTCGCCTTGCGCGCCGCGGACGCCGTGACCTCGCCCGGGCTCGCCGCTCAGGCCCGGTTCGTGCGTGGGCTCGTCGCCTACACCGCGAACCACTACGGCGAGGCTGTCGCGCTCCTCGAGCCCTCCGACGATCTCGGTCCCGAGGGTGTGCTCGCCTCCGGCCTGCTGTGGCTCTACAGCAGGGATGCGCTCGGCCACGCGCACGACGACGTCGCCCGCGACCTCGAGCGCCTCGCCCAAGCCGCGGGCCAGGGGCCGTGGGACCTGCTTCGGCTCGTCTTCGCTTCGGTCCGAGGGGACTACATGAGCCTCGAGATCGGCCTCGCGGCATGGAGGACCGCGTGGCGGGCCGGGGGAGCGACCGAGCGCTCCGCAGCGGAACGGGGCGTAGCGGCGGCGCTGGAGGCCGAGGTCCTCGCGTGCCGCGGGCTCCTGCTCGAGGCCATGGCGACGGCCTCGCAGGCGCTCGAGCTCCTCTCCTCCGACGAGACCATGGGCTCGCTCTCCGAGTTCGCGGCCGTCCGGTTCGTCTACGCCGCCGTCTCCGCAGGGCACTGGGATGCCCTCGAGTCCGTTCCCACGTGGTTCGCGACCCCTCCGTTGCACGAGGACTCGTTCCAGCTGGGCGCGACCCTCCAATGCGCTCGCGGTCTCTCGCTCCTACGCCAGGGGCGCTTCGGCCCGGCCCTCGAACTGCTCGAGCCGACGCTCGAGGAACTGCGGATCTGCGACTCTCAGCACGTGTTCCGACTCTGCGCGGCCGGCGCAGCCTACGCAGCCGCACGCCAAGGCGACTGGGACCAGGCCGGCGACTTCCTCGAGGACGCCCAGGCGCCACATCGGGTCGCGGCGTCGATGATCCGCCCGATAGCCGAGCTGTTCGAAGTCGCTGCCGTCTGCGCGATTCGGCCGGATTCCGATTCTCTCACCGCTCTCGAAACGGCTGTCGACGCAGCGTCGCAGGGCGCGCGCCGCGACGTCTGCCTGCAGGGTCTCTTCCTGTGGTTCGATGCTGGCCGTCGCGACCGGCTGGACGAGCTCCTCTCCGTCGCATGGCCGATGGAGGGGCAGTGGGCAGAGGCTGGCGTCCTGCTCGGCGCGGCGTTCGATGAAGGCAGTGCGGACTCGCTGCGGGCGGCCGGCGACGCCCTGCGGAGCGCGGGGTTCCCCCGGCTCGCCCGAGAATGCTATGCCGACGCCCTCGCACAGCTCGAGAACACCCCGTCCCGCGCCGAAGCGCGGGCCGTGTGGGAGGGACAGCGCGCGTGCGACGCGGAACTGGGGGAGACGGCCGCGGTGGCGCAGCCTGCGGCGCCCGTGGGCGAGCTCACGCGCCGGGAACGCCAGATCGTCGCCTTGGCCATCAGCGGCCTGAGCGACCGGGAGATCGCGGACCGGCTGACCGTCTCGGTGCGCACCGTCGAAGGCCACCTCTACCGCGCCTATTCGAAGCTCGGGGTGAGCAGCCGAGAGCAGCTTTCCTCCGCCGTCGGCCTCGCGCCGGAGAATGAGTACACCGCTCCGCAGAGCAAGTAG
- the sufU gene encoding Fe-S cluster assembly sulfur transfer protein SufU: MSLDALYQQVILDHAKERHGSGFAERLAEAQAAGLGESHQLNPVCGDEVTVRVAIADGAIQSLRWEGQGCSISMASASVLHDLAEGTSTEEFRQLADAFREMLRSRGQVAGDPEVLGDAAAFEGVSRFAARVKCAMIAWVAAEDAARQAGA, from the coding sequence ATGAGCCTCGATGCGCTGTACCAGCAGGTCATCCTCGACCACGCGAAGGAACGGCACGGGAGCGGCTTCGCGGAGAGGCTCGCGGAGGCCCAAGCAGCCGGCTTGGGCGAGTCGCATCAGTTGAACCCCGTGTGCGGCGACGAGGTTACGGTCCGAGTCGCCATCGCCGACGGCGCGATCCAGAGCCTCCGCTGGGAGGGCCAGGGCTGCTCGATCTCGATGGCGTCGGCCTCGGTCCTCCACGATCTCGCGGAAGGGACGAGCACCGAGGAGTTCCGGCAGCTCGCGGACGCGTTCCGGGAAATGCTCCGCTCGCGCGGACAGGTTGCGGGCGATCCCGAGGTGCTGGGCGACGCCGCCGCGTTCGAGGGGGTGTCCCGCTTCGCGGCTCGCGTCAAGTGCGCGATGATCGCGTGGGTCGCGGCTGAGGACGCCGCCCGGCAGGCTGGCGCCTGA
- the pth gene encoding aminoacyl-tRNA hydrolase, giving the protein MAETWLIVGLGNPGPKYSGNRHNVGQMVLDELAGRVGGTFSSHRSRAMILEGRLGIGGPRVVLAKPLTYMNESGGPVSAAAKFYGVEADHVVAVHDELDIPFDTVRLKLGGGEGGHNGLRDISKALGTKDYYRVRVGVGRPPGRMDAADFVLRDFSPSERKDLPFVVGEASDAVELLVREGLLAAQQKHHPAKA; this is encoded by the coding sequence ATGGCGGAGACCTGGCTGATCGTCGGGCTCGGCAACCCCGGCCCGAAGTACAGCGGCAACCGGCACAACGTCGGTCAGATGGTCCTCGACGAGCTCGCAGGGCGTGTCGGGGGAACGTTCTCGTCTCATCGTTCGCGCGCCATGATCCTTGAGGGCAGGCTCGGCATCGGTGGCCCGCGGGTCGTGCTCGCGAAGCCGCTCACCTACATGAACGAGTCCGGGGGGCCGGTCTCGGCGGCGGCGAAGTTCTACGGGGTCGAGGCCGACCACGTGGTCGCAGTCCACGACGAGCTCGATATCCCGTTCGACACGGTCCGCCTCAAGCTCGGCGGGGGCGAGGGCGGCCACAACGGCCTCCGCGACATCTCGAAGGCCCTCGGCACCAAGGACTATTACCGGGTCCGGGTAGGGGTGGGCCGTCCTCCCGGCCGCATGGACGCCGCCGACTTCGTGCTGCGCGACTTCTCGCCGAGTGAGCGGAAGGACCTCCCCTTCGTTGTGGGGGAGGCGTCCGACGCCGTCGAGCTCCTCGTGCGCGAAGGCCTTCTGGCCGCGCAGCAGAAGCATCACCCTGCGAAGGCCTGA
- a CDS encoding LuxR family transcriptional regulator, with amino-acid sequence MSERHQAGARALASDRVQWARSVRGDELRAAREALSSAQSYGIVVTGARDIGKGAFQTALVRSLSPDMYAQTLRSTMGGTETPYGALAPFLARLPDDALENPAATMRGIMELLSADAAGRRAVIALETPGGLDELSTATLVNLMTTGTAKVVVVANRTSDLPQDFHWMLTEGRIREIQLDLLAEDKTEEVLGEVLGGIVPRTVARMLHAMAHGNPELLYRIMSDFLQTGQLRATDGVWTLAEDAETRRSREIDDVVRSRVERESPEVQAVIEALACARRLPLQRITAVFGVDVVSVMDEAGLIAVDDNENHSVSLSDPVMEEVVRGWLSIPRRRELRAKIIGNQEPSPGSLGVVELLGYAAWTRECQTALAPSHAVAAAGAALRLHDPHFALDCLEDVPRSPETWATVQLLRAYAYLALGLPVQAHLLLEQVTEDELSSVSPVAYAHFVEAMAAVKRSTPGRDGEVGALFDEARARLLVNSGLSDAADDDVQKARSVLDLAEFADAVYRGDHAQVIERLEAAAAGSLGGDDELRLRSACLLMQAQVFVGREDEALATLHRISSELAGPAGTTRVRQDFVSRGFDVLLFNGHWRQALALVRTAGFETVPSLRFAGAHYEFASGLALVYAGRGSDAISPLLAAIAQLEQGNVRATLGCAYAAAAFAFAQQGDSAAARTYLDRLEGWSAPTSFTLRASTEFCADMARRWIGERGAAQRLVEAARADIAAGRWTMAGIRLVGATVETGSEELALLEEVCGHRQGALADIGRRLARGTRLRELQDLVAASDLAAGLELDTLESRCTAVALDIARDTGDVRSARILQARLDRLTGLVEVLPVVPQSLGPLLTAREREVAVLAARGESNRTIAEEMGLSVRTVEGHLYQVFSKLGVTSRAELAGLL; translated from the coding sequence GTGTCGGAACGGCACCAAGCTGGCGCTCGCGCGTTGGCTTCGGATCGGGTCCAATGGGCTCGAAGCGTCCGGGGCGACGAGTTGCGGGCAGCGCGCGAGGCGTTGAGCAGCGCGCAGAGCTATGGGATTGTCGTGACCGGAGCGCGCGACATCGGCAAGGGGGCTTTCCAGACGGCCCTCGTCCGGTCTCTCTCCCCGGACATGTACGCGCAGACCCTCCGCAGCACAATGGGCGGGACCGAAACGCCGTATGGCGCGCTAGCCCCGTTCCTGGCGCGGCTTCCTGACGATGCCCTCGAGAATCCCGCCGCAACGATGCGCGGCATTATGGAGCTCCTGAGCGCGGATGCGGCGGGACGCAGGGCCGTGATCGCCCTCGAGACGCCGGGCGGCCTCGACGAGCTCAGCACAGCGACTCTCGTGAACCTCATGACGACTGGGACGGCGAAGGTCGTCGTCGTCGCCAACCGCACGAGCGATCTGCCTCAGGACTTCCACTGGATGCTCACCGAGGGCCGCATCCGTGAGATCCAGCTCGACCTGCTGGCCGAGGACAAGACCGAGGAGGTCCTCGGCGAGGTTCTCGGCGGCATCGTCCCGCGGACCGTAGCCCGCATGCTCCACGCCATGGCTCACGGCAACCCTGAGCTCCTCTACCGGATCATGAGCGACTTCCTCCAGACGGGCCAGCTCCGCGCGACCGACGGCGTGTGGACCCTTGCCGAGGACGCTGAGACAAGGCGCAGCCGCGAGATCGACGACGTCGTCCGCTCGCGTGTCGAGCGCGAGTCGCCCGAGGTGCAGGCCGTCATCGAGGCGCTCGCCTGCGCGCGGCGGCTCCCGCTCCAGCGCATCACTGCCGTGTTCGGGGTGGATGTCGTCTCAGTGATGGACGAGGCTGGGCTCATCGCGGTGGACGACAACGAGAACCACTCCGTCTCGCTTTCGGATCCCGTGATGGAAGAAGTCGTGCGCGGGTGGCTGAGCATTCCGCGGCGTCGTGAGCTGCGGGCCAAGATCATCGGGAACCAGGAGCCCTCGCCCGGCAGCCTCGGCGTCGTCGAACTCCTCGGCTACGCCGCGTGGACCCGCGAGTGCCAGACCGCGCTCGCGCCGTCGCACGCCGTGGCCGCGGCAGGTGCAGCGCTGCGCCTCCACGACCCGCACTTCGCGCTCGACTGCCTCGAAGACGTCCCACGGTCGCCGGAGACGTGGGCCACGGTCCAACTGCTGAGGGCCTATGCGTATCTCGCGCTCGGCCTCCCGGTGCAGGCCCATCTCCTCCTCGAACAGGTCACCGAGGACGAGCTCTCTTCGGTCTCCCCGGTGGCCTACGCGCACTTCGTCGAGGCCATGGCCGCAGTCAAGCGGTCTACCCCGGGCCGCGATGGCGAGGTGGGTGCCCTGTTCGACGAGGCCCGTGCCCGCCTGCTCGTGAACTCGGGCTTGAGCGACGCGGCCGACGACGACGTGCAGAAGGCGCGCTCCGTTCTGGACCTTGCCGAGTTCGCGGATGCCGTCTACCGCGGCGACCATGCCCAGGTCATCGAACGGCTCGAGGCCGCGGCGGCAGGATCCCTTGGCGGTGACGACGAACTACGGCTGCGCTCGGCGTGCCTGCTCATGCAGGCCCAGGTCTTCGTCGGGCGCGAGGACGAGGCGCTCGCAACGCTCCACCGCATCTCGAGTGAGCTCGCGGGCCCGGCGGGGACCACTCGGGTGCGGCAGGACTTCGTGAGCCGCGGCTTCGACGTCCTCCTCTTCAACGGCCACTGGCGGCAGGCTCTCGCGCTCGTGCGCACGGCCGGCTTCGAGACGGTCCCGAGCCTGCGCTTCGCGGGAGCGCATTACGAGTTCGCCTCGGGCCTTGCGCTCGTCTATGCGGGGCGCGGCTCGGACGCGATCTCGCCCCTGCTCGCAGCGATCGCGCAGCTCGAGCAGGGCAACGTCCGGGCGACTTTGGGCTGTGCTTATGCGGCGGCCGCCTTCGCGTTCGCTCAGCAGGGCGACAGCGCGGCGGCCCGGACCTACCTTGATCGGCTCGAGGGCTGGTCAGCGCCCACGAGCTTCACCCTCCGAGCATCCACGGAATTCTGCGCGGACATGGCGCGCCGCTGGATCGGGGAGCGGGGTGCGGCTCAGCGTCTCGTCGAAGCCGCGCGCGCTGACATCGCCGCCGGTCGCTGGACGATGGCGGGCATTCGACTCGTGGGCGCGACGGTGGAGACCGGCTCGGAGGAATTGGCCCTGCTCGAGGAAGTCTGCGGGCACCGGCAGGGGGCCCTCGCCGACATCGGACGGCGGCTGGCCCGGGGCACGAGGCTCCGCGAACTCCAGGACCTCGTGGCGGCCTCGGATCTTGCTGCGGGACTCGAACTCGACACGCTCGAGTCGCGGTGCACCGCCGTCGCCCTCGACATTGCCCGCGACACCGGTGACGTCCGATCGGCAAGGATCCTGCAAGCCCGGCTCGACCGGCTCACCGGGCTCGTAGAAGTGCTCCCGGTGGTGCCCCAGAGCCTCGGACCGCTCCTTACGGCGCGGGAAAGGGAGGTGGCCGTGCTCGCAGCGCGCGGCGAGTCGAACCGGACGATTGCGGAGGAGATGGGCTTGTCCGTCCGTACGGTCGAGGGCCATCTCTATCAGGTCTTCTCGAAACTCGGTGTCACGTCCCGCGCCGAACTGGCGGGACTCCTGTGA
- a CDS encoding helix-turn-helix transcriptional regulator produces the protein MLVRQGELDSATRALKDPDSLGTVVTGPPGVGKSFLASAVLSSLGTSVYPLRLRTSTTGPSGPYACLGALLARLPHGASSSPTGLLLAVEHMLREDAAGRPVVLVVEFGGAIDEASVGVLLHLLLSGTARLLAVAQRATDLPADFLRLVRRGRLVEIPLHGIGMPETRRLVSALVDGRVASSAVGELHHACGGNPAAVQGIVRRERATGNLHKRRGVWTLEAVVQPEQGSGTDEIIRARWAREPQDVREVIEHLAVARRVPIAGLARLFGSEVLVDMEDRGIIAVDASEHRCAYLREPRMAELVRERLGPDRHRELASLTSLGGAPEESGLDREDLVSYVEWSLDIGSKVGPELVVHAARVAVSLFEPLRALDVLNRAGELPETLRTEAAFHRASALSLLEQKEEALGVLDELPAEAVERLAPVARARYAAAKSELLSWLPERGEAREPLHEAWDAFARTTAGDPAVLRNAAEILDLAEFRVRAFQGDFSPILDALEAASHRAGSSEGFRREASLLLAQGWAACGREADAAALIASLGLNAPQHMDDDGYVAAAFAVWIANGDWKRCVDLCERYVDRGGRRLSLRGGLAELFLALPLVIAGRASTALGPLLNAVAQLEEFPALNALPTAYAATAFAYAQLGDTGEAERCLERARATNGTAPWLFVHLAEFSEGMARRWLGDAGASEFLLAHAADEEAAGRVSAAAEEVFGASLPGTERDFLWVERLAHRRQGPLSHLMASIAAASRRKDPEALLEAAEVAYGMELDELEARCAALALDFARDRSDSAAAGRAQTRLDRLTRVLPMLPLVPQVPAPVLTERERQIAVMAASGATNRDIAEAIGVSVRTVEGHLYQVFLKLGVASRSGLDGLV, from the coding sequence ATGCTCGTGCGACAGGGCGAGCTGGACTCTGCAACTCGGGCACTCAAGGATCCGGACTCGCTCGGTACCGTCGTGACCGGGCCGCCCGGTGTGGGGAAGTCCTTCCTCGCGAGTGCCGTCCTCTCCTCGCTCGGCACGAGCGTCTACCCGCTCCGTCTCCGCACGTCGACTACTGGCCCATCGGGGCCCTACGCATGCCTCGGCGCTCTCCTCGCGCGCCTGCCCCACGGTGCGTCCTCCTCGCCCACAGGGCTTCTTCTCGCCGTCGAACACATGCTGCGGGAGGATGCAGCCGGACGGCCCGTGGTGCTCGTCGTCGAGTTCGGGGGCGCGATCGATGAGGCGAGCGTCGGCGTCCTTCTCCACCTGCTCTTGAGCGGCACCGCCCGCCTGCTCGCCGTCGCCCAGCGCGCCACCGACCTCCCCGCGGACTTCCTGCGGCTCGTGCGTCGCGGCCGGCTCGTCGAGATCCCGCTTCACGGCATCGGGATGCCCGAGACGAGGCGCCTCGTCTCAGCGCTCGTCGACGGTCGGGTTGCCTCCTCGGCGGTAGGCGAGCTGCACCATGCATGCGGTGGCAACCCGGCGGCCGTGCAGGGGATTGTGCGCCGCGAGCGCGCGACGGGAAACCTCCACAAGCGGCGCGGGGTGTGGACCCTCGAGGCCGTGGTCCAGCCCGAGCAGGGGAGCGGCACGGATGAGATCATCCGGGCTCGTTGGGCGCGTGAGCCGCAGGACGTGCGCGAGGTGATCGAGCATCTCGCCGTAGCGCGCCGAGTTCCGATCGCCGGGCTTGCCAGGCTCTTCGGTTCCGAGGTGCTCGTCGACATGGAGGATCGCGGGATCATCGCTGTCGACGCTTCGGAACACCGTTGCGCCTACCTCCGTGAGCCGCGGATGGCAGAGCTCGTCCGCGAACGGCTCGGACCGGACCGGCACCGGGAGCTCGCCTCGCTCACGTCGCTCGGGGGCGCGCCCGAGGAGTCCGGACTCGACCGAGAAGACCTCGTTTCCTACGTCGAATGGTCGCTCGATATCGGCAGCAAAGTCGGCCCCGAACTCGTGGTCCATGCGGCTCGCGTTGCGGTCAGCCTGTTCGAGCCGCTTCGGGCGCTGGACGTGCTGAACCGAGCAGGCGAGCTGCCCGAGACTCTCAGGACCGAGGCGGCGTTCCATCGCGCCTCCGCCCTCTCGCTCCTCGAGCAGAAGGAAGAGGCGCTCGGAGTGCTCGATGAGCTGCCCGCGGAAGCCGTCGAGCGGCTCGCCCCGGTGGCTCGAGCGCGCTACGCCGCAGCGAAGTCGGAACTCCTCTCATGGCTTCCGGAACGCGGCGAGGCCCGCGAGCCGCTCCATGAAGCGTGGGATGCCTTCGCCCGGACCACGGCCGGAGATCCCGCCGTCCTTCGCAACGCGGCAGAGATCCTGGACCTCGCCGAGTTCCGCGTTCGGGCCTTCCAAGGGGATTTCTCGCCGATCCTCGACGCCCTCGAAGCTGCCTCGCACCGTGCCGGCTCGAGCGAGGGCTTCCGGCGCGAAGCCTCGCTCCTTCTCGCGCAAGGCTGGGCGGCGTGCGGCCGTGAGGCAGACGCCGCAGCTCTCATCGCGTCCCTGGGACTCAACGCGCCCCAGCACATGGACGACGACGGCTACGTGGCCGCAGCCTTTGCCGTCTGGATCGCGAATGGCGACTGGAAGCGCTGCGTCGACCTGTGCGAGCGCTATGTGGACCGCGGCGGGCGGCGGCTGAGCCTTCGGGGAGGCCTCGCCGAACTGTTCCTCGCGCTCCCGCTTGTCATCGCCGGGCGCGCTAGCACGGCCCTCGGCCCGCTCCTCAACGCAGTCGCCCAGCTCGAGGAGTTTCCGGCCCTGAACGCCCTCCCCACGGCATACGCGGCCACAGCGTTCGCGTATGCGCAGCTCGGAGACACCGGGGAGGCCGAGCGGTGCCTTGAACGTGCGAGGGCCACCAACGGCACCGCCCCATGGCTCTTCGTCCACCTCGCCGAATTCTCCGAGGGGATGGCCCGCCGCTGGCTCGGCGACGCCGGGGCATCCGAGTTCCTCCTCGCGCACGCTGCAGACGAGGAAGCAGCGGGCAGGGTTTCGGCTGCGGCTGAAGAGGTCTTCGGAGCGAGCCTTCCAGGCACCGAGCGGGACTTCTTATGGGTAGAGCGCCTCGCCCATCGACGGCAGGGACCGCTCTCGCATCTCATGGCCTCGATCGCTGCAGCGTCACGGCGCAAGGATCCCGAGGCGCTCCTCGAGGCCGCAGAGGTGGCCTACGGCATGGAGCTCGACGAACTCGAGGCACGCTGTGCCGCCCTTGCGCTCGACTTTGCGCGAGATCGCAGCGATTCCGCCGCTGCGGGCCGCGCGCAGACCCGCTTGGACCGGCTCACACGCGTGCTCCCGATGCTTCCGCTCGTGCCGCAGGTCCCCGCACCCGTCCTGACCGAACGCGAGCGGCAGATTGCGGTCATGGCGGCCTCGGGGGCGACGAACCGGGACATCGCGGAGGCGATCGGGGTTTCAGTGAGAACGGTAGAGGGCCACCTCTACCAGGTCTTCTTGAAACTCGGTGTCGCGTCTCGAAGCGGACTCGACGGACTGGTCTGA